The nucleotide sequence TTTTGAACGCAAGTCTGAGGCTTCTTTTCTAGCAGCACGCAGTTCCTCTACAAGATTCTCCACTCTGCTTGTAACATCTTCTGCTTTCACCTTCAGATTAAAACCACACGACAATTAAATATGTCACAGGTAACTACTATCCTGAAAGCAGCAAATACGAAAAAATTATTCGGAGAAAGGAAACTCTCTAGAAGCAGAATACCTTGAGAGTCGAGCATAGGCGTGTCATCTGAGAATCTCGTGAGTTTATGTATTCAATGAATGCTTCACCTGCAACCGCTTCAATACGTCTGGTTCCAGATGCAATGCCCTGTTCTGAGATAATCTTGAAAGCTCGTATCTCTGCAGTATTGCCAACATGAGTGCCACCGCAAAGTTCCATGGAGACACCAGGGACTTCTACTACACGAACCTGCGATTAATGTAGGGGTCCTCTTATGTCAAGCCAAATCAACTTATAACTAAACTGTAACACTTTATACACCTAATGTGGTTCTCATAATTCAGGCTTCACAACTCTCTTACCTcattttcatcatatttttcCCCAAACATTGCAATTGCTCCAGCTTGTTTCGCATCAGCAAGAGGAAGGACTTTTGTTTCAAGACGGGTAGCATCCCCAATCCATCTATTGATCAGGCATTCGATTTCCTCAAGCTCATTACCATGCAGGGACCGATTAAAGTTGAAATCGAATCTGAGGCGGTCAAAAGCTACTAATGAACCAGCCTGTGATGTTTCTTGTCCTATTACTTTCTTAAGTGCTGATTGCAGCAAATGAGTGGCCGTATGGTGAACCTGGAAAGTTAACAAAAAGGATCAATAATTTGAAAAGGAAAGAGGCAGTTGGGGATATTTGGATGCAAAATGACATTCAAACGTACCTTTGCTCGTTGCCTCAAGTCTGCATCTACTGCTGCTTCCACCTCCTTGCCAACTTCCAGAGCTCCACTTTTTACAGTGCCCTTGTGaacaaatattttaagagaCTTCTGCACATCACTTACCTCAACAACAGCTTTCTCTTGGTTCCCATCACTGCTAACATAAAGAAAGCCATGATCAGCAATTTGACCTCCTGATTCAGCATAGAACGGAGTTCTGTCCAGCAAAATCTCTACATCACTGCCTTCAGAAACCCTTATCACAGGCTTCCCATTCACCAAAAGACTTTTCACAACAGCACGAGCAGAGAGACTGTCATATCCCAAAAACTCAGTGTCTGCAATATTTTTCGTGATGTCAGCATCATCTTCAACTGTCAGTTTTACAACGTTGTGAGCAGCTTGAGANNNNNNNNNNNNNNNNNNNNNNNNNNNNNNNNNNNNNNNNNNNNNNNNNNNNNNNNNNNNNNNNNNNNNNNNNNNNNNNNNNNNNNNNNNNNNNNNNNNNNNNNNNNNNNNNNNNNNNNNNNNNNNNNNNNNNNNNNNNNNNNNNNNNNNNNNNNNNNNNNNNNNNNNNNNNNNNNNNNNNNNNNNNNNNNNNNNNNNNNNNNNNNNNNNNNNNNNNNNNNNNNNNNNNNNNNNNNNNNNNNNNNNNNNNNNNNNNNNNNNNNNNNNNNNNNNNNNNNNNNNNNNNNNNNNNNNNNNNNNNNNNNNNNNNNNNNNNNNNNNNNNNNNNNNNNNNNNNNNNNNNNNNNNNNNNNNNNNNNNNNNNNNNNNNNNNNNNNNNNNNNNNNNNNNNNNNNNNNNNNNNNNNNNNNNNNNNNNNNNNNNNNNNNNNNNNNNNNNNNNNNNNNNNNNNNNNNNNNNNNNNNNNNNNNNNNNNNNNNNNNNNNNNNNNNNNNNNNNNNNNNNNNNNNNNNNNNNNNNNNNNNNNNNNNNNNNNNNNNNNNNNNNNNNNNNNNNNNNNNNNNNNNNNNNNNNNNNNNNNNNNNNNNNNNNNNNNNNNNNNNNNNNNNNNNNNNNNNNNNNNNNNNNNNNNNNNNNNNNNNNNNNNNNNNNNNNNNNNNNNNNNNNNNNNNNNNNNNNNNNNNNNNNNNNNNNNNNNNNNNNNNNNNNNNNNNNNNNNNNNNNNNNGCACATCACTTACCTCAACAACAGCTTTCTCTTGGTTCCCATCACTGCTAACATAAAGAAAACCATGATCAGCAATTTGACCTCCTGATTCAGCATAGAATGGAGTTCTGTCCAGCAAAATCTCTACATCACTGCCTTCAGAGACCCTTATCACAGGCTTCCCATTCACCAAAAGACTTTTTACAACAGCACGAGCAGAGAGACTGTCATATCCAAGGAACTCAGTGTCTGCAATATTTTTCGTGATGTCAGCATCATCTTCAACTGTCAGTTTTACAACATTGTGAGCAGCTTGAGATTGACGCCTTTGATTCTCCATTTCCACTTCAAAACCTTTCATATCTATACTGACTCCACGTTCTTCAGCAACTTCTGCTGTTATCTCCACAGGGAAGCCATATGTGTCATACAGAAGAAACGCATCTTTCCCATCCAGAGAAGGCTTACTCTTAGTTTTATCAGCAACTGACAGTGCATCGTTAAGCTTTTGGTCAAGTAACTTTTCTCCTCTTTCCAGAGTTTTCTTAAAGTGAAGTTCCTCTTGTCTAATCTCCTCAATGATGCGTGGAGCCTTTAGTTTGACAACTGAATCAATATAGGTGCTCAATTCTATCACCTTTTCAGCAACTGCTGGCAAAAACGCTCCCTTTGGATTACCATTTCTATCCCCATTTATTCCGAGAGACTTTCCCTTCCGAACTGCCCTTCTTATTAGCCTCCTAACTACATAACCTCTGCCAATGTTGGAAGGAGAAACACCGTCTGATATGAGATAGACAACTGCCCGCATGTGATCTGCAATCACTTTTAGACTTGTCTTTGCCTTTTCATTTGCAGAGTCGTATGATAGATTCGCCAACTCTGAGGTCTTGGCAATGATTGGATATATTAAATCTGTCTCGTAGTTGTTTGGAACCTTCTGAAGGATTTGAGCCATACGTTCTAGACCAAGACCAGTGTCTATATTCTTCTGTTTCAAGGGCTCAAGCAATCCATCTTCCGTCTTGTTATACTGCATGAAAACCAAATTGTAGAACTCAATAAATCTGGTATCATCCCCAAGATCAACATCTTCACCATAACCTCTCTCAGGATAGAAGTCATAGTACAACTCTGAGCATGGACCACAAGGACCAGTTGGTCCACTGGTCCAAAAGTTGTCAGCTTCACCCATTCTCTTTATCTGCTCAACAGGCACACCAACTTCATTCTTCCAGATTTCaaaagcttcatcatcatcttcgtaaATGCTAACCCAAATTCTATTAGCAGGTAGCCCAAACTCTTTAGTTGATAGCTCCCATGCCCATCTTATCGCTTCTTTCTTGAAGTAATCACCAAAGCTAAAGTTCCCCAGCATCTCAAACAAAGTATGATGCCTGGCCGTTTTCCCAACATTCTCCAAATCATTCGTACGTATGCACCTTTGTGCAGTAGTTGCACAAGGAACCTGTCTAGGTACCtgcatcattttaaaaattcacaCCAACGTTCATTGTCGTCAAGTCTCTAAGGAATAGTCTCTAAATGCAGGAAAACATAAGTGTTTGgcttaatttatatttgtaccTTTCCAAGGAAGATAGGCTTAAACTGAAGCATTCCAGCAATTGTTAATAAGACAGTAGGATCTTCTGGCACAAGAGACGCACTTGGAAGAACTTTATGCCCACGAGATGCAAAGAATTCAAGAAAACGCCTCCGTATTGAGTCTCCACTAACGTCATTGGACTGACAATCCTCCTTAGCGTCCTCAGACACTGGATGTACTGACACTGAAATCCACATAGTAAAGACATATCAGTCCCCAAAATTCAACGGAAGAGACAATAAAAGATTATGTGGAAACACAATGCAAAAACCTGATGAACTCTTAGCAATAATCTGAGGTGACAGAGTTGATCTGGGAAGCAAGATCGAAGGAGAAGCACCTGTAGAGGTTCTGGTAACAAAACCTGCAAACCACATATTCAATAAATTAACGCCGAGATGAGATGAATACTGAGAAACTTGCATAGAACACTGAAATCAAAGCAACAAGAAGAGACAATAAACAAAGATCAAGAACTTTATTTATCAATCAAATTAGCGTGtgctctctcaagtctcaaacaaattgtaaaaattTATACTTTCTAACAATCCTTTGGAGCCCGGTTAAGTTCATTGTAAGAAGCTACATCACTAATTTTGTACAGACCAAGATAATGACAGTTTCATGGATACCAGCTCTGTAACAAACCCAATTGGAAAAATCNNNNNNNNNNNNNNNNNNNNNNNNCCAAAATTCAATTTCGCCAAGAGAACAAATCACATAATCAATAAATTAACGCTGAGATGAGATGAATACCGAGTGCTCTCAAAGCAACAAGAAGAGACAATAAACAAAGCTCaagaaatttatatatcaaTCAAATTAGCGTGTGATCTCAAGTCTCAAACAAGTTATACTAGTTTTGTTGAACGAACTAGTCTAATGTTCTACTTCCAAACAAGACAAGTAGTAAAATTTGGTTGAAAATGGCAAAAGCCACACAAAACTCTCAAATATCATCCAGAACTAGTAGCCAAAAGATTCCAAAGACATCATAATAGagtgcaacaaaaaaaaatacaaaatctaaGTCCAAATTTAAGTAACCAGCTGGGAATGCTACTCTTAATCTGATCATAGACCCACCTAAAACCTTTCCAGCCGTCAATAAACTATGATTCGACATGTGCTAGATCCTCTGGGCAATGTAAGGAGGTCCTTTAGCATGTAATATCCTTCTTGGTGCGAGAAACATCTCAAACGCAGACCAAGTTTTTTGAGTTTTCTAAAAAGTACCTTGCTACTTCCATTATAGCAGGCCCTCCGTCGAAGTATTTTATCTCTACAAAACTCGAGTGACGAAACCAAACACCGAGGTACAGATTAATTAAGCAGCTACATCACTAATCATGTACAGACCAAGATAATGACAATTTCATGGAAACGAGCTCTGGTCACAAAAACCCAATTGAGAAAAACTCTCTGCTtcaacggaaaaaaaaaaaaacacacatacaAGACGAAACCCAGAATTCAAATTCGCCACTAATTCATTTAGGTTGTGAGTTTCTAACACTAAATCCTCAATCTCTCATCACTTCATgatgattatataaaaaaatagattgcgAAAAAGGGAGAGAAGAACAGAACCGTACGTTTAGAAACGAGAAAACAAGAAGGATGGGAAAGCAAAATTGGTCTAAGAGGAACATCGAAAAGGTTTACTCTTGTCAAATTCATCGttagagtgtgtgtgtgtgtttcggacagaagaagaagaagaagaagacacagtAATGGGctgtgaagtttttttttttttatccactTCTTTGTGGtttcaaaaattttgattaatcaatcaattgttttttaatctgcctttcaattgttttgttaaatcttAAACTAACTCGTTAAGGTTTAAGGGGAAATCGTAAAGTACCTTCTTCATTAGAGGAGGAGAGAGTTTTATCACCCATTGTAGCCAAAGACACGCGACGACACCTTCTTAGagttagagaatttttttttttttttttggcttcttaAGGGTTAGATGACTCTATTTATTAAGTAAATACTGATTATTTTTCCTCacattaatttcataaattacTAGTATATGAACAAGTAAATAAAGGGTGGGAAAGAGGTAATGATAAAGTTGGTGGCCACAGCTGTCCTTACTTTTGTAATGTCAATATGTCATGCTTTTGCCTTCCGAAAACAGTCACACGAAAGTTAACTAGTGCAATatctaatttttggtggagctcaTCAGGGGAGTCGAGCGGGTTACATTGGGTGGCTTGGGACAAATTGTGTCTCAGTAAGGTGGATGGGAGGTTGGGGTTTCGTTGCTTGGATGAATGTAATACCGCGTTGCTGGCCAAGCAGCTATGACGGTTGATTACAGTACCGGATTCGCTCTTTGCTCGGATCTTTAAAGGTCGTTACTATAGGCATTCAGATCCCTTGGATCCAATTAAGTCTTACTCGCCATCTTATGGATGGAGAAGTATtgtttctgctcgctctctgtttcacaaaggACTCATTAAATGGGTAGGATCCGGTGCATCGATTTTGGTTTGGAATGATCCCTGGATccctgctcaatccccgagaccagcattAATCATTGGGCTGCCTTTTGACCCTCTGCTTCAAGTTAACTCTTTCGTTGACAGGAACTCAAATTCCAGGAATATGGCTCAGTTTGCAGTCACTTTTGTGCCGGAAGATGTTGCCATTATATCGGCCTTATCTATAGGACGGTCAGACTCGCCAGACTTGTTGGGCTGGCATTTCACAAAGACAGGCAAATATACGGTCAAGTCTGGgtataatattttacaacaGCACAAGGTGCTTGGTTCAGGTGGGAAAGTCATAGGCCCGCATATTACACAATTACAGGCCTTTGTTTGGAAAATTCGGTGCCCTCCAAAGATTCGGCACTTTCTATGGCAAGCGGTTACCGGTTGTATGGCAGTCTCTACTAATCTCCGGAAGCGCGGATTGGGTTGTGATACCCAGTGTGTGCTTTGTGGAGTGCAGGAGGAGACCATTAATCATGTTCTTTTTCAATGTCTACCGGCACGGCAAGTGTGGGCCTTATCTCAGTTTCCGACATGTCTGGGGATTTTCCCTTCAGATTCGGTCTATACGAATATGGATTACCTTTTTTGGCGCTTCTCGGAGACCCCTACACCAGAGATTTATCCATGGCTCTTGTGGTATCTGTGGAAAGCCCGGAATGATAAATTTTTCAATAACCTGGATTCAAACCCAGAAGCGATCTTACGGTTAGCAGAGAATGAATCCAAAGCTTGGTTTATGGCACAGTTAGAAGGGGTGGTTGAGCCTCCACTTGCGGTCCCTAGGACACTTTCGGCCGGTGGCCGTGGTTTCTTGGACGATAGGTGTCAGACGTGCTATTTATGTTTTGtggatggctcttggaaagcaacagatCATTATGCAGGCCGAGGTTAGTTTTGTTCTTCCCCTCTGGGGGAGGTCCCTACTATGGGGGCAGCCAATCTTCGTCGTAGTCTTTCCCCGCTTCATGCAGAGGTTGAAGCCCTAGTTTGTGCTATGCGTTGCATGATAGGAGCGGATAACCAGAATGTTGTTTTCCTTACCGACTGTtccgacttggtgaagatggtgtcctCACCTTTTAGAGTGGCCAGCGTTTACGTcttatttggaggacattcagaaagataaagaagaatTCACGTCTTTTTCGTTGATCTTAATTCCTCGCTCGCAGAATGGTAAAGCAGATACTCTGGCACGACGAGTTCGCTCTGAAGCGCACCTTATTACCTATGTCAACGATGTTCCGTCTCATTAGCTCTAAGCCAATCTTGTATGCTGTTGACAAANaaaaaaaaagtaaataaggTAAATAACCCAAATtaatttgtccttttttttgtgcaacccCCAAATTAATTTGTCTAAGTCTCCAATTAAATCCCCAAATTCACGtttcgaacaaaaaaaaataattcaacaatttgagtaattttgtttgttctaaTTAACTTGTTTTAAAACAATACGTTTAggttgtaatttattttacagGTATGTTAACTGAATTTAGCTTTCACTAATCTATGTttgttcaaagcaaaaaaataaaagctttcaCCAATCTATAGGttaattatacaattttgtcaaaacctaaacaatttcatttttaatgcatatttacatttattagCAAAACAAATTACTAACTTAGAGGTCTTCTTGGCGTGCATCAGAGACTTTTTTCAACTAAGACTTGCGATTTATAGACTTTCTTGGATCATTTCAGAGACGTACGTTATATTTTAAGTCCGGTTCCTTTCTATTTAcattacatctttttttttataactcatgAGTGATCCTAAAGGCTTCCTAGGCCCAAAGACTAATCTCCTGGGCCGGGGGGAAATCATGTTAAATTTCGAACCCCGTGACCAATGCTACTCGAACCCAGGTTTTTCAATGCTATTTACATTACATCATCAGAGACTTCGAGACTTACGATTTATAGACTTCCTCTCTATTTTCCGAGTTCTTTTATTGGTTTCAAACCAAATTCTATAACATTTTTACTGActcaaaattgaaagaaaaatctaCGTTCTGTTCGCGCATTCAAAATGGAGTATATAGACGTAAGGGAGTTGGAAATTAAGACAAGTGTCAAATGGCACACATAAACGTAACTGAACTATAAATGTATAAGCCAAATCAATGCCCGAGTCTCACAACTACTTTCTTTCAATGTGGTTCTCTCTCTGCTAAGTGTTTTTACTTCTCTTTAACAGGCCAACAGATCAGACACATCAATGTGTTGTGCGTATATCAGAGACACAAACGACATGTACACATGAACGCTACGATACTactatatatcattatatactGTGTAAGAAACATTTGAGTACTCCACCTAATTCTATCACATTTAATACAAGAGTGATCCCCCAAATGTTTATTTGGTCTATATAAATACCCTTGCATGCCAAACTACATAACACTTATTCTACTCATATAAGCATCAACATTACTATATAATCGTCGTCATCATTATAATCTTcatctttttgaaaaaaaaaacaaagaaaatcatgaGTTTCTCGAGAGTGGGAGTTTTGTTAGATCTATATGTAATGGTAGGGTCTTTAATGTTTCTTGAGCTAATGGTGGTGATGGAGGCACAGCCACTGGTTCCATCCATGTTCATCTTTGGTGATTCGGTGGTTGATGTTGGAAACAACAATGATATCTACACAATCGTTAAAGCTAATTTTCCTCCTTATGGAAGAGACTTCACAACCCATAAACCCACCGGACGCTTCTGCAATGGAAAGTTAGCTACTGACTTCACCGGTACTTCTTcatttcttatttcttatatTCTTCCATTTATTCGAATGATAGACACAGTGACATATATGCATAATGCATGCATGCGTATATACTCATTTCTCATCCAAATAACCGTCTGATTGACAGCATATAGTATTTAGACATACATGCATGTGTACTCAAACATGATGATCTAGTTTTGTGAATTGATGCAGGACTGTTTAGTTAAATATTCCTGAGAGTAATCGTTCCACATGCAGCATATATTGATGTCAATTGATGATTTCTAGCAAGGATTGAAAACTAAAAGTAGAAAATTAAGAGCCATGACTTGATAATAATTTCTTCAAACTTggagttaaaaaccaaaactagtTGCTGGATTGTATTTGCATGGGGGTGAAGTAAAGTAAACAATTTATTTAGGATGAAAGACGAAGAAAACAATGTACATGCATTAGGTCGATATGTGTGCATGTTTATGTGTACATGCATACACATATGatattatagtaatataatGATC is from Camelina sativa cultivar DH55 chromosome 20, Cs, whole genome shotgun sequence and encodes:
- the LOC104772470 gene encoding alanine--tRNA ligase, chloroplastic/mitochondrial-like, translating into MGDKTLSSSNEEGFVTRTSTGASPSILLPRSTLSPQIIAKSSSVSVHPVSEDAKEDCQSNDVSGDSIRRRFLEFFASRGHKVLPSASLVPEDPTVLLTIAGMLQFKPIFLGKVPRQVPCATTAQRCIRTNDLENVGKTARHHTLFEMLGNFSFGDYFKKEAIRWAWELSTKEFGLPANRIWVSIYEDDDEAFEIWKNEVGVPVEQIKRMGEADNFWTSGPTGPCGPCSELYYDFYPERGYGEDVDLGDDTRFIEFYNLVFMQYNKTEDGLLEPLKQKNIDTGLGLERMAQILQKVPNNYETDLIYPIIAKTSELANLSYDSANEKAKTSLKVIADHMRAVVYLISDGVSPSNIGRGYVVRRLIRRAVRKGKSLGINGDRNGNPKGAFLPAVAEKVIELSTYIDSVVKLKAPRIIEEIRQEELHFKKTLERGEKLLDQKLNDALSVADKTKSKPSLDGKDAFLLYDTYGFPVEITAEVAEERGVSIDMKGFEVEMENQRRQSQAAHNVVKLTVEDDADITKNIADTEFLGYDSLSARAVVKSLLVNGKPVIRVSEGSDVEILLDRTPFYAESGGQIADHGFLYVSSDGNQEKAVVEVSDVQKSLKIFVHKGTVKSGALEVGKEVEAAVDADLRQRAKVHHTATHLLQSALKKVIGQETSQAGSLVAFDRLRFDFNFNRSLHGNELEEIECLINRWIGDATRLETKVLPLADAKQAGAIAMFGEKYDENEVRVVEVPGVSMELCGGTHVGNTAEIRAFKIISEQGIASGTRRIEAVAGEAFIEYINSRDSQMTRLCSTLKVKAEDVTSRVENLVEELRAARKEASDLRSKAAVYKASVISNKAFTVGTSQTIRVLVESMDDTDADSLKSAADSTSRKTIYATRLYREKEEHIA
- the LOC104772471 gene encoding GDSL esterase/lipase At5g22810-like translates to MVGSLMFLELMVVMEAQPLVPSMFIFGDSVVDVGNNNDIYTIVKANFPPYGRDFTTHKPTGRFCNGKLATDFTAENLGFTSYPQAYLSKKAKGKNLLTGANFASAASGYYDGTAKLYANRSDTSMCCAYIRDTNDMYT